The Syntrophorhabdus sp. genomic sequence GCAGGTTCCAGGTCACAGGTCGCACGTCTTACGTCTAAAAGCCAAAAAAGATCACTGCTGGTTGCGCGTTGCAAGTTGCGGGTTAAAGGCCAGCAAAGGACAGCGCAAGGATGCCGGCTTTCTTTCGGGCTTCATCCCGCTAGTCGTGCAGGTTTTGGAGTGCCTTTGCCAGGTCTTCGAGGCGGGGTCGCTTGTTTATGTCGTGGATATCGATATACGTGATCACACCCTTCTTGTTGATCACGAAGAGCGCCCGTTCCGATTCCCCGTTTGTACGAAGAATGCCGTATTTCGAGGCGACGGCCCCGTGGGGGTAGAAATCGGAGAGCACCGGGAACCACAGTCCCTTTTCGGACATCTGTCTTGTCCAGGCATAAAGTGTGGGGATGTTGTCGACGGTTATCCCGAGAAGTACCGCGTCGTGCCTGTCGAAAAGGTTCTTCACTATGTTGTAGCCGGGCCATTGGTCGGAACAGACCGGTGTCCAGGCCGCCGGCACGAAGGAGACGACCACGTTGTTGCGGCCCCGGTAATCGTGGAGCGAAACAAGGCCTCCTGCTATGGATGGAAGCGTGAAATCAGGCGCGATGTCGCCCGGTTTCAGCGTTGAATGGGAGTCCCTCGGTTTGAGCTTTCCCGGGTCGTAGATGCTGTCTTTGAGGATCGCAGACTGACCGTATGCCGCGCCGGCCGGGAACAGGACGGCGGCGATGAGGACGCAGGCGATACGGTTCCACAGGCTGCGCGCCGCCGGCATCGTCCGTCTCCTACTTAAGCCCCGATGTTTTCAGGATGTCCTCAATGAACCGGGTGGGGTTCGTGAAGGCCCCCGGCAGGAAATAGAACTGCTCCTGCCCTCCCTTGCCGTCCACTTTCACGCCTATGAAGGTGGGTGTGTACTTGATACCGAGCAGGAGCGCTATCTCCCCTTCTTCGTCGGGAAAGACCGGGAAGGGGATCTTGTACGTTTCCTTAAAGGACTGAGCCTCAAAGGCGGTGTTCGTGGCCGCTATGCCGACCATCCTTATCTTCTCCTTCAAGTCCGCGCGCCCCTCTATCTTCTCGTAGACCTCATGAACGAGAGGCGCATGGATCTGGCAGACGGGACAGTAAAAACTGAGGATCTCGATGATCACGATCTGGCTTTTGATATCGCCAATCTTGAATCTGCCTTTTCCCGATAGACCCAGATAATCCCTCTGGGACTGATCCTGGGGAAGAGGCAACTCAAAGGCGGGCAGAGGCATCCGTTTGTCCGAGTACGACACCTGGCTCGTCTGGGCGAAAGAGGCCATTCCAGCCGGCAATACCTGAAAGCAGGCATACAGCACGGTCGCCACACAGAGCAAGGCGATCGCCCTCTTGATCCTCATACCACCCTCCGCGGCCATTGATATGAGCCCGAAAGGCAAAGGGGAACAGGGAAGGATCCTTCCGGGAACATGGAGTCCGGGAGGCCTCCCTGTGTTCACCGCTTTGCAGCCGTCGGGTCTCGGAAGCCCTTGTTCCTACTGCCCCAGTTTCTTCAGCTCGTTCTCCGCCTCTGTTCTCAAAGCCCGGCCCTTCTTTATTTGCAGGTCGCAGCGTTCGATCGTCTTCAAGGCGTCCGCAATCATCTTGTCTGCTGCTTGCTCCATGGTCACCCATGGATACTGAGGCCGGTCTGTCGCGGTCCCGCCGGCCGCCATCGCCTTGGCCCGTCCTTCCTGGGCCCTCTTCTTCATCTCCTGTGCCCTGGCAATCTCCTCCTCGCATCGCTTCTTGGTCTTCTCCGCCTCGGATATCATCAGATCCGCGGCCTCCATCTGTGCCCTCCAGGCCGGCGCTGGCGGCTGGTCCTGGGCCCCTCCGCCGCCTGCCTGAGCCTTAACGGTGCCGGCTCCCAGGGAAAGAAGGAAAACGGTCGCTATCGCGACCAACACTGTCAACACGATTGTTTTTTTCATAGTTCTCTCTCCTTGTTCTAAAAAAGTGTTTGCAGCTCTTCCTCTATGATCCTGACAGTGACCGCCTGCACCTCCTTTTGATCATTTCGACCCCGACACATGTCCTATTTCGGTACGACAGCCTCCGAAATGATCGACCGTTGCAGGTACACGCAAGCCTTGGATCCGAACGTGACTCAATACTCATTGTTATAGGATAATCAGGCGAATCCGCGTTGTCTGTCGCAGAAACTATGATTATTGCATAATTGTTTCAACAATTTCCGTGTCATCCTTTTCGATGACAGGGATTGAGCTGTTACACCCGATGCTCTGGGGGTGTCCCGCGTTCCCGGTGTCCGGGACCTGCCTGGGGTCGTCAGATGGTTTTCCCCTTTGCCATCCTGTGCCATGGTTTGTTACTCCAGTTGAAGGGGGTTGTCTATGAGGCAGGTTGCTATTGCCTGTGTCTGTCTTCTCTTCCTTTTCGTCGGCGCGAGGGCCGGGAGCCAGGAGACCTCCCCTGAGGTTCAGGTGCTGCGGAAGGAGATGCTGGCCAGTCCCGGGATAATGGCCCTGATCCTGTCTGTGCAGAATGAACCTGACGTGTAGAAGGTCCTTGCCGATCAGGAGATCATGAAAGCCATTGGTGCCGTCTCCCGCCTGTCACTCGCCGGTGATGTAACCTTGCCGGTACTGTGAAGCGAGACAGTATTCGAGGTACTGCCTGACGACGTCCTTTGGGCCGTAAGCGCCTGAATGGCCGTCGCAGAGGATGTCGGCCTCAAGGGCGAAGAGCTTGCCGATGGATTCGAGCCAGGCCTCAGGGTCGCAGTCGAACTCGGTGAGTAGGGGGGCCCCGATGTCCTGGGCGAAGAGGATGCGCTCACCTTCCACATCCATGTAAAGGGAAATGGATCCGGGTGTGTGACCCGGTGTGTGGAGCCACGTGAGGTCGCAGGCTCCGAAGCGGAGTGTTCCCGTTTCTCCGGTGAGCTTTCTGTCAACGGCAAGAGGTTTGAGGTCGACATCGAAGCAGAAGGCCGCGGTGAGCCGTATGTCCCCGCGCTCGAGGATCTCCGCATCCTTCTCGTGGATGACGAGCCGTGTGC encodes the following:
- a CDS encoding redoxin domain-containing protein encodes the protein MPAARSLWNRIACVLIAAVLFPAGAAYGQSAILKDSIYDPGKLKPRDSHSTLKPGDIAPDFTLPSIAGGLVSLHDYRGRNNVVVSFVPAAWTPVCSDQWPGYNIVKNLFDRHDAVLLGITVDNIPTLYAWTRQMSEKGLWFPVLSDFYPHGAVASKYGILRTNGESERALFVINKKGVITYIDIHDINKRPRLEDLAKALQNLHD
- a CDS encoding TlpA family protein disulfide reductase, with product MRIKRAIALLCVATVLYACFQVLPAGMASFAQTSQVSYSDKRMPLPAFELPLPQDQSQRDYLGLSGKGRFKIGDIKSQIVIIEILSFYCPVCQIHAPLVHEVYEKIEGRADLKEKIRMVGIAATNTAFEAQSFKETYKIPFPVFPDEEGEIALLLGIKYTPTFIGVKVDGKGGQEQFYFLPGAFTNPTRFIEDILKTSGLK
- a CDS encoding MBL fold metallo-hydrolase, coding for MTNPRDSAVYLLNLGEPVLIDCGSGHGLDRMVDNIQKAGFNPDGIKTLIMTHCHVDHVGAAPLLRSRFGTRLVIHEKDAEILERGDIRLTAAFCFDVDLKPLAVDRKLTGETGTLRFGACDLTWLHTPGHTPGSISLYMDVEGERILFAQDIGAPLLTEFDCDPEAWLESIGKLFALEADILCDGHSGAYGPKDVVRQYLEYCLASQYRQGYITGE